A stretch of the Lytechinus variegatus isolate NC3 chromosome 5, Lvar_3.0, whole genome shotgun sequence genome encodes the following:
- the LOC121415239 gene encoding uncharacterized protein LOC121415239: MPKVKAKKITTAGARKGDDTPKRRPGRPRGPRATSTPASVDLGLGGGNNGPGRSGELNPSQSQVVDVDEKSGRPRSKVGDKMAELDLDLVGREGQAPVGRSIAWHEIVAQESDTGSSGQAQPAVSVPARSAGVAEDLGLDLVEVGVERSEPQAPRLSAVLGAPEPFISACDPLGVEVAISLKEKIWASEYIDLGVLLKHNNARDEFGALSVGDTTLSLCQSGSGLGLQLQPQSKAKKIMSVEQWTSVFLVFASIYAEKHIERSRELMKYMDLIRHAARAFAGYGWRDYDTQFRSKQARLPGRSWASVDAELWLMLVASNG, translated from the coding sequence ATGCCAAAGGTTAAGGCCAAGAAAATAACGACCGCAGGTGCGAGGAAGGGAGATGACACACCGAAGAGGAGGCCGGGTCGGCCGAGAGGTCCACGGGCGACGTCAACCCCCGCAAGTGTGGATCTGGGGCTGGGAGGCGGCAACAACGGGCCAGGAAGGAGCGGTGAGTTAAATCCCTCTCAGTCTCAAGTtgtcgatgttgatgaaaaaagtggtaggcctaggtctaaagttggtgataaaatggcagagctagatctagatctagtgggGCGGGAAGGCCAGGCGCCCGTGGGCAGATCTATTGCTTGGCATGAGATAGTAGCTCAGGAGTCGGATACCGGTAGCTCGGGGCAGGCTCAGCCAGCAGTTTCAGTGCCGGCGCGGTCGGCAGGGGTAGccgaagatctaggcctagatctagtggaggtcggtgttgagagatctgagccccaggcgcctaggctttctgccgtgttgggggcaccggaaccatttattagcgcatgcgacccactaggtgtggaagtggctatctcactgaaggaaaaaatttgggcaagtgaatatatagatttgggagtgctccttaagcataataatgcacgtgatgagtttggggccttgagtgtaggtgacaccactttgagtttgtgtcaatcgggatctggtcttggtttgcaacttcaacctcaatcaaaggctaagaaaatcatgtcggtagagcagtggacttcggtgtttctagtatttgcctcaatttacgctgagaagcacattgaaaggagcagggagctcatgaaatatatggatttgataaggcatgcagcccgtgcgtttgcaggttatggctggcgtgactatgacactcagtttaggagcaagcaggcgcgtttacccgggcgatcctgggcgagcgtcgacgccgagttgtggttgatgctggtggcctctaatggt